In Planctomycetota bacterium, a single window of DNA contains:
- a CDS encoding STAS domain-containing protein, producing MDIEEQRQGAVTVLRPVGPLVQGEVEQFRARAREVSTRSLGRLVMDASGIPYVDSLGLEALVGASDDLSAGGRALRVAGAGETLREVLDLTGLADRFEFYEDVHTAVRSFL from the coding sequence ATGGACATCGAGGAACAGCGACAGGGAGCGGTCACGGTGCTCAGGCCGGTGGGCCCGCTGGTGCAGGGCGAGGTCGAGCAGTTCCGCGCGCGAGCGCGCGAGGTGTCGACGCGTTCGCTGGGGCGGCTGGTGATGGACGCCTCGGGCATCCCGTACGTGGACAGCCTGGGGCTCGAGGCGCTGGTGGGCGCGAGCGACGACCTGAGCGCCGGGGGACGGGCGCTGCGCGTGGCGGGGGCGGGCGAGACGCTGCGCGAGGTGCTGGACCTGACGGGGCTGGCGGACCGGTTCGAGTTCTACGAGGACGTGCACACGGCGGTGCGGAGCTTCCTGTGA
- a CDS encoding ATP-binding protein, translating to MPTKTRRLRTISRLCGVGNGERAVIIPGLCVGGLVLGVVGVSTWWTVRSAREAAEDARRTQVQAVSRVLSQSAETMLAGSEWTALRRMVADAARELELGRCRIVLSDGTVLADADPSRISVVTPEAWPPPGAMVVTPHVPGRVEVRTPLLVPGHGQAMLEVGAAVTYPGWTAWEAQAGIGVGAFAGVLLTYRVMRRRWLALGAIGDALRWNAGGERDAASLEVSPALGGEAASWNALVREREALRVRTLLTASAEPGGTARAAEGAMTAALDALWHGVLVLDERGVVVAANGAAGVVLQAAREAIVGAPAARLLGAGGGSDIVSGVLAEGSRSRASVEVERTGSGGERTMLRLTARRLRREDGAAAVVVIEDVTQQRVADESRNAFVAQATHELRTPLTNIRLYAETLVDDGENDPALRAKCLNVITGESRRLERIIADMLSVSEMEAGVLKLRTDDVRLDALFEELEADFRAQAEDREIALRVELPPKLPVIQGDRDKLVLALHNLVGNALKYTPAGGAVRVKADAEGGVLRVSVTDNGIGIKPEEQELVFERFYRAKDKRITGITGSGLGLALARQVVRMHGGDITVESQVDKGSTFTLSVPLAPSPAVCQAA from the coding sequence GTGCCGACGAAGACCCGGAGGCTGCGCACGATCTCACGCCTGTGCGGCGTCGGCAACGGCGAACGCGCGGTGATCATTCCCGGCCTGTGCGTCGGCGGGCTGGTGCTGGGCGTGGTGGGCGTGTCGACCTGGTGGACGGTGCGTTCGGCGCGCGAGGCGGCGGAGGACGCACGGCGCACGCAGGTGCAGGCGGTGTCGCGCGTGCTGAGCCAGAGCGCGGAGACGATGCTCGCGGGGTCGGAGTGGACGGCGCTGCGCCGGATGGTGGCGGACGCGGCGCGCGAGCTGGAACTGGGCCGCTGCCGCATCGTGCTGAGCGACGGGACGGTGCTCGCGGACGCGGACCCGTCGCGGATCTCGGTGGTGACGCCCGAGGCGTGGCCCCCGCCTGGGGCGATGGTGGTGACGCCGCACGTGCCGGGGCGGGTCGAGGTGCGCACGCCCCTGCTGGTGCCCGGGCACGGGCAGGCGATGCTGGAGGTTGGCGCGGCGGTGACGTACCCCGGGTGGACGGCGTGGGAAGCGCAGGCGGGCATCGGGGTGGGCGCCTTCGCGGGCGTGCTGCTGACGTACCGGGTGATGCGCCGGCGGTGGCTGGCCCTGGGCGCGATCGGCGACGCGCTGCGGTGGAACGCGGGGGGCGAGCGTGACGCGGCGTCGCTGGAGGTCTCGCCCGCGCTGGGGGGCGAGGCGGCGTCGTGGAACGCGCTGGTGCGTGAGCGTGAAGCGCTGCGCGTGCGGACGCTGCTGACGGCGAGCGCCGAGCCGGGCGGGACCGCGCGGGCCGCCGAGGGCGCGATGACCGCGGCGCTCGACGCGCTGTGGCACGGCGTGCTGGTGCTGGACGAGCGCGGGGTGGTCGTGGCGGCGAACGGGGCGGCGGGCGTGGTGCTGCAGGCGGCCCGCGAGGCGATCGTGGGCGCGCCGGCGGCGCGCCTGCTGGGCGCGGGCGGCGGATCGGACATCGTCTCGGGCGTGCTGGCCGAGGGGTCGCGGTCTCGCGCGAGCGTTGAGGTCGAGCGCACCGGGAGCGGGGGCGAGCGGACGATGCTGCGGCTGACGGCGCGGCGGCTGCGGCGCGAGGACGGGGCGGCGGCGGTGGTGGTGATCGAGGACGTGACCCAGCAGCGCGTGGCGGACGAGAGCCGCAACGCGTTCGTGGCGCAGGCGACGCACGAGCTGCGCACGCCCCTGACGAACATCCGGCTGTACGCCGAGACGCTGGTGGACGACGGGGAGAACGACCCGGCGTTGCGGGCCAAGTGCCTGAACGTGATCACGGGCGAGTCGCGCCGCTTGGAACGGATCATCGCGGACATGCTGAGCGTGTCGGAGATGGAGGCCGGCGTGCTGAAGCTGCGCACGGACGACGTGCGTCTGGACGCGCTGTTCGAGGAGCTGGAGGCGGACTTCCGGGCGCAGGCGGAGGACCGGGAGATCGCGCTGCGGGTGGAGCTGCCCCCGAAGCTGCCGGTGATCCAGGGCGATCGGGACAAGCTGGTGCTGGCGCTGCACAACCTGGTGGGCAACGCGCTCAAGTACACGCCCGCGGGCGGGGCGGTGCGGGTGAAGGCGGACGCGGAGGGGGGCGTGCTGCGGGTGAGCGTGACGGACAACGGGATCGGGATCAAGCCCGAGGAGCAGGAGCTGGTGTTCGAGCGGTTCTACCGGGCGAAGGACAAGCGGATCACCGGGATCACGGGGTCGGGGCTGGGGCTGGCGCTGGCGCGGCAGGTGGTGCGGATGCACGGCGGGGACATCACGGTGGAGAGCCAGGTGGACAAGGGGAGCACGTTCACGCTGTCGGTGCCGCTGGCGCCGTCGCCGGCGGTGTGCCAGGCCGCGTAG
- a CDS encoding phytase — MPAAPRRAAICTLLSIGLAAASAPPPRATPTLETDPRADVADAAVAPAVWTNSRDPAASLILGTHARTGVVAFDLGGRATQILDLPGADQIALCSLPGGTGIAAVSLRGQPALAFVEISAAGKLSLAPGLSIALPAPTPTAVALAPGVDASALDCVVALPGGAIEHHRLTPAPDGSRSAARATTFKHPAEVGAVAVHAGNVLVGDATGAIWRYPVQGGQPGAAVVPPTPKALIKPVIGLATFVHADGSGYLLATFDRSTQVVLYDLRTFERLRVFGIERTASVDEVQYPGEIAASAAALGATMPFGCVVVQDADNEGQGPNFKVLAWEAVARSVRPPLPLRPAGAK, encoded by the coding sequence ATGCCCGCCGCCCCACGCCGCGCCGCGATCTGCACCCTGCTGAGCATCGGCCTCGCCGCGGCCTCTGCGCCCCCGCCCCGGGCCACCCCCACGCTCGAGACCGATCCCCGCGCCGACGTCGCCGACGCCGCCGTCGCGCCGGCCGTGTGGACCAACTCGCGCGATCCCGCCGCCAGCCTGATCCTCGGCACCCACGCCCGCACGGGCGTCGTTGCCTTCGATCTGGGCGGACGCGCCACGCAGATCCTCGATCTTCCCGGCGCCGACCAGATCGCGCTTTGCTCACTGCCCGGGGGCACGGGCATCGCCGCCGTTTCTCTGCGCGGGCAGCCCGCACTCGCCTTCGTCGAGATCTCGGCCGCCGGCAAGCTCTCCCTCGCCCCGGGCCTCTCCATCGCGCTGCCCGCCCCCACCCCGACCGCGGTCGCGCTCGCCCCCGGCGTTGACGCTTCCGCCCTCGACTGCGTCGTCGCGCTGCCCGGCGGCGCGATCGAGCACCACCGCCTCACCCCCGCGCCCGACGGCTCGCGCAGCGCCGCCCGCGCGACAACGTTCAAGCACCCCGCCGAAGTTGGCGCCGTCGCCGTCCACGCCGGGAACGTGCTGGTCGGCGACGCCACGGGAGCCATCTGGAGGTACCCGGTTCAGGGGGGTCAGCCGGGCGCGGCTGTCGTACCGCCGACGCCCAAGGCACTGATAAAGCCGGTTATCGGTCTCGCGACGTTCGTCCACGCGGATGGGTCGGGGTATCTGCTCGCGACGTTCGACCGGTCGACACAGGTGGTGCTGTACGACCTCCGCACCTTCGAGCGCCTGCGCGTGTTCGGCATTGAGCGCACGGCGTCCGTCGACGAGGTGCAGTACCCCGGCGAGATCGCCGCGAGTGCCGCGGCCCTGGGCGCCACGATGCCGTTCGGGTGCGTGGTCGTGCAGGACGCGGACAACGAGGGGCAGGGGCCAAACTTTAAAGTGCTTGCGTGGGAGGCCGTTGCGCGTTCGGTCCGCCCCCCGCTGCCGCTTCGTCCCGCCGGCGCGAAGTAA
- a CDS encoding type II secretion system protein, with product MDRSRHGRLGFTLIELLVVIAVIALLIGILLPALGNARESGRTTKCAANLRQFVTGFAAYANDQRGYFSSGPWDNDSDESYGSLDTTGWVADFVLGGFGNAANMLCPSSPARASQSLAFSRANSGGAYRGFTQPQLDELADRGFNTNYCQSWYMAHTDVKNHRQTGNYKDRTTLRGPLNEKSLGNTATPSIVPMLADGAAVLLDPDDDVLLDGQIVPGAKVLTDGPVSMVSVPFLNVPGAGRQRYEDWGPVHGKGGKVTGEVNHDKMYGNIGFADGHVAVFADTGRRDGRWEASSVQVNGRWTIQYDELEGKVYGGWLTKQGLNW from the coding sequence ATGGACAGGTCGCGGCATGGGCGACTCGGGTTTACCCTGATCGAACTGCTGGTCGTCATCGCTGTGATTGCGTTGCTGATCGGCATTCTGCTGCCGGCGTTGGGGAACGCGCGCGAGAGCGGGCGCACCACCAAGTGCGCGGCCAACCTGCGCCAGTTCGTGACCGGGTTCGCGGCCTACGCGAACGACCAGCGCGGGTACTTCTCCAGCGGGCCCTGGGACAACGACTCGGACGAGAGTTACGGCTCGCTGGACACCACGGGATGGGTGGCGGACTTCGTGCTGGGCGGGTTCGGCAACGCGGCGAACATGTTGTGCCCCTCGAGCCCCGCGCGGGCGAGCCAGTCGCTGGCGTTCTCGCGCGCGAACAGCGGCGGGGCGTACCGCGGCTTCACCCAGCCGCAACTGGACGAACTGGCGGACCGCGGGTTCAACACGAACTACTGCCAGTCGTGGTACATGGCCCACACGGACGTGAAGAACCACCGGCAGACGGGCAACTACAAGGACCGCACGACGCTGCGGGGCCCGCTGAACGAGAAGAGCCTCGGCAACACGGCGACCCCCTCGATCGTCCCGATGCTGGCCGACGGTGCGGCGGTGCTGCTCGACCCGGACGACGACGTGCTGCTGGACGGGCAGATCGTGCCGGGCGCGAAGGTGCTGACGGACGGGCCCGTGTCGATGGTGAGCGTCCCGTTCCTGAACGTTCCGGGCGCGGGGCGCCAGCGGTACGAGGACTGGGGGCCGGTGCACGGCAAGGGCGGGAAGGTCACCGGCGAGGTGAACCACGACAAGATGTACGGCAACATCGGGTTCGCGGACGGGCATGTCGCGGTGTTCGCCGACACGGGGCGTCGCGACGGGCGGTGGGAAGCGAGCAGCGTGCAGGTCAACGGGCGCTGGACCATCCAGTACGACGAACTCGAGGGCAAGGTGTACGGGGGCTGGCTGACGAAGCAGGGCCTCAACTGGTAG
- a CDS encoding 5-(carboxyamino)imidazole ribonucleotide synthase produces the protein MLIGVVGGGQLGRMLALAGIPLGMRFRFFDVTPDAPARHVGELVVGDFSDPAAGDRFAFGHDDPLDAITFEFENVPVSVAHRLAAARPTFPPPRALAVGQDRAQEKALFSRIGLEVPAYRVVFTHAEFADAVASLGPPLVAKTCRMGYDGKGQAVIRAEADTGRAWHVLQGAAPLGIIVERMVPFDAEVSVIACRARDGATACYPLIENVHRQGILRVSRVPSRWSVLQAAAEHAASRILDELDYVGVLTIEFFVVQGRLLANEMAPRVHNSGHWTIEGAATSQFANHVRAVAGLPLGPCHALGPCAMVNIIGRSPPLAALLSVPGASVHLYDKAPRPGRKLGHVTLRAHSPTELDATLAHAAALCDEATE, from the coding sequence GTGCTCATCGGCGTGGTCGGGGGCGGACAGCTCGGGCGCATGCTCGCTCTCGCGGGCATCCCGCTGGGCATGCGCTTCCGGTTCTTCGACGTGACCCCCGACGCCCCGGCCCGCCATGTCGGCGAGCTCGTCGTCGGTGATTTCAGCGACCCCGCCGCCGGCGACCGCTTCGCTTTCGGCCACGATGATCCGCTCGACGCCATCACCTTCGAGTTCGAGAACGTCCCCGTCTCCGTCGCGCACCGTCTGGCGGCGGCCCGTCCGACCTTTCCGCCCCCGCGGGCGCTCGCCGTCGGCCAGGACCGCGCGCAGGAGAAGGCGCTCTTCTCGCGCATCGGGCTCGAAGTGCCCGCGTACCGCGTGGTGTTCACGCACGCCGAGTTCGCCGACGCCGTCGCGTCGCTTGGCCCGCCACTCGTCGCCAAGACCTGCCGCATGGGCTACGACGGCAAGGGCCAGGCCGTCATCCGCGCCGAGGCCGACACCGGCCGGGCCTGGCACGTGCTGCAGGGCGCGGCCCCGCTGGGCATCATCGTCGAGCGCATGGTGCCGTTTGACGCGGAGGTCTCGGTCATCGCCTGCCGCGCACGCGACGGCGCCACCGCGTGCTACCCGCTGATCGAGAATGTCCATCGCCAGGGCATCCTGCGCGTCTCGCGCGTCCCCTCGCGCTGGAGCGTGCTGCAGGCGGCGGCCGAGCACGCCGCGTCGCGCATCCTCGACGAGCTCGACTACGTCGGCGTGCTCACGATCGAGTTCTTCGTGGTGCAGGGGCGCCTGCTCGCCAACGAGATGGCGCCGCGCGTGCACAACAGCGGGCACTGGACCATCGAGGGCGCCGCGACGAGCCAGTTCGCGAACCACGTCCGCGCGGTCGCGGGCCTGCCGCTGGGGCCCTGCCATGCGCTGGGCCCGTGCGCGATGGTGAACATCATCGGCCGCTCGCCCCCGCTCGCGGCGTTGCTCTCCGTGCCCGGCGCATCGGTGCACCTCTACGACAAGGCCCCGCGCCCGGGGCGCAAGCTGGGGCACGTCACGCTCCGCGCCCACAGCCCGACCGAGCTCGACGCCACGCTCGCGCACGCCGCGGCTCTGTGCGACGAAGCTACCGAGTAA
- the purE gene encoding 5-(carboxyamino)imidazole ribonucleotide mutase, which yields MGTRTAPAPLVGVIMGSRSDWETMQHAADTLQALGIAHEVRVVSAHRTPDRLFEYASSAAERGLHVIIAGAGGAAHLPGMAASKTHLPVLGVPVESHALKGLDSLLSIVQMPAGVPVHTFAIGRAGAINAAFAAAAILALHDDAIRDALLAHRARQTRDVLDADDPRRDAPRAKKPAASKTARASKPARPSATR from the coding sequence ATGGGCACACGCACCGCTCCCGCCCCGCTGGTCGGCGTCATCATGGGCTCGCGCTCCGACTGGGAGACCATGCAGCACGCCGCCGACACGCTGCAGGCCCTTGGCATCGCGCACGAGGTCCGCGTGGTCTCCGCGCACCGCACGCCCGACCGCCTCTTCGAGTACGCGTCGTCCGCCGCGGAGCGCGGGCTGCACGTCATCATCGCCGGCGCGGGCGGGGCGGCACACCTGCCGGGCATGGCCGCCAGCAAGACGCATCTGCCCGTGCTGGGCGTGCCGGTCGAGAGCCACGCCCTCAAGGGGCTCGACTCGCTGCTCTCCATCGTGCAGATGCCCGCGGGCGTGCCGGTGCACACGTTCGCGATCGGGCGGGCTGGTGCGATCAACGCGGCGTTCGCCGCCGCCGCCATCCTCGCGCTGCACGACGACGCGATCCGTGACGCGCTGCTCGCGCACCGCGCCCGCCAGACGCGCGACGTGCTCGACGCCGACGACCCGCGCCGCGACGCGCCGCGCGCGAAGAAGCCCGCGGCGTCAAAGACCGCCCGGGCATCCAAGCCCGCCCGCCCTTCCGCAACGAGGTGA
- a CDS encoding YtxH domain-containing protein, with amino-acid sequence MKRASSGVAGAVVLGVLFAGCNAPPKGEQTRRVEVSDTTKAERRSAQVQPAALVEFSDQVAQQLTEDLIALPEFNSGQRVSVVFGDLVNKTGIVPTSDFEAFRTRVRQKLVNSSVARSRIRWIESRAKMEELRRLELGGVEGETGSTTPLNPGMTYFLNGEMYRVERGAQEVNLYMLSFSLSNAQSRELIWTNTPYEVKQTPGR; translated from the coding sequence ATGAAGCGTGCATCGAGCGGCGTCGCGGGAGCGGTGGTTCTGGGGGTTCTCTTCGCCGGGTGCAACGCCCCGCCCAAGGGCGAGCAGACCCGGCGCGTGGAAGTGAGCGACACCACCAAGGCCGAGCGGCGCAGCGCCCAGGTGCAGCCCGCCGCGCTCGTCGAGTTCTCCGACCAGGTCGCGCAGCAGCTCACCGAAGACCTCATCGCGCTCCCTGAGTTCAACTCCGGGCAGCGGGTGAGCGTCGTCTTCGGCGACCTCGTGAACAAGACCGGCATCGTCCCCACGAGCGACTTCGAGGCGTTCCGCACGCGCGTGCGCCAGAAGCTGGTGAACAGCAGCGTGGCGCGCAGCCGCATCCGCTGGATCGAAAGCCGCGCCAAGATGGAAGAACTCCGGCGGCTCGAGCTGGGCGGGGTCGAGGGCGAGACCGGCTCCACCACGCCCCTCAACCCGGGCATGACGTATTTCCTCAACGGCGAGATGTACCGCGTCGAGCGCGGCGCACAGGAAGTGAACCTGTACATGCTCTCGTTCAGCCTGAGCAACGCGCAGTCGCGCGAACTCATCTGGACCAACACGCCCTACGAGGTCAAGCAGACGCCCGGGCGCTAA
- a CDS encoding peptidoglycan-binding protein has product MPAHIVQQGECLSLLAKVYGLADWKVIYDAPENADFRAARPDPNLIYPGDEVFIPTPEAKQTTGSTEQNHRFKLTRPRTMLRIRVCGLDREPLANTPYTLTVGTAKMQGTTDAEGILEQLIDARADSGVLKVTLGQDKFLDWPLKLGNLDPVEYLTGVQARLKNLGLDPGPIDGIMGPKTKRAVIAFQTLHPPLDVDGIPGPQTQAKLKEVHGC; this is encoded by the coding sequence ATGCCCGCCCACATCGTGCAGCAGGGTGAATGCCTCTCGCTTCTCGCGAAGGTCTATGGCCTCGCCGACTGGAAGGTCATCTACGACGCGCCCGAGAACGCCGACTTCCGCGCGGCCCGCCCCGACCCCAACCTCATCTACCCCGGCGACGAGGTCTTCATCCCCACGCCCGAGGCCAAGCAGACCACCGGCTCCACCGAGCAGAACCACCGATTCAAGCTCACCCGCCCGCGCACCATGCTCCGCATCCGCGTCTGCGGGCTCGACCGCGAGCCCCTCGCCAACACCCCCTACACCCTCACCGTCGGCACCGCCAAGATGCAGGGCACGACCGACGCCGAGGGCATCCTCGAGCAGCTCATCGACGCCCGCGCCGACTCGGGCGTGCTCAAGGTCACCCTCGGCCAGGACAAGTTCCTCGACTGGCCCCTGAAGCTCGGCAACCTCGACCCCGTCGAGTACCTCACGGGCGTGCAGGCACGCCTCAAGAACCTCGGCCTCGACCCCGGCCCCATCGACGGCATCATGGGCCCCAAGACCAAGCGCGCCGTCATCGCGTTCCAGACGCTCCACCCGCCGCTCGATGTCGACGGCATCCCCGGGCCTCAGACGCAGGCCAAGCTCAAGGAGGTCCACGGGTGCTGA
- a CDS encoding OmpA family protein, producing the protein MAGGKLSDLRRQQGEGDPAQTPFAFEPAPRGGMAPEPPRRTRTVQSATLYRHRRWLAAPAPDPTTPYLTGRYECEDEQLGTFTLMVNQAGTRLELWMVEVLMASRRDEQYAHIYADRKEDGTFEVRAYTNPREVLGIIASASVDGGRGLEFRLGATGQSGTLRFKLVAEMPVVSDAVLERIPQDRPEFRLLERAPLFSTHLTWLRRQLSPENIEPFLRRYGQVAGQPGVAGDQYRLERARALEEYLANVFSTQGAEGWHANDMPLVRFYAKLFLSAQRVTLNSVSRSHLDWMQLMAIQVTSIPWLGSRASELPAMRANLGLVAASPSASEQSAEHRHRYDIQFGVGGLGGEVILIGLGGFIGGCTVRKIASNGDEVWRRQYLMWFGQIGAGFGANIQMGQMNDGTGYSAVDWTPDDFPGAFSIIGNGAHAGLGIGGGGGAQMMMIYGRGNLPPLAVDLSSWWSWSSEIGGGVDVLTLASGRLHANGQVNERVLEPGVLTDSTDHYCEGERASEVHFRLGDALLTDDARQLLRIALANELRAATDAGSTLTIIAHADRVDTEERNIELTRLRAFNVYQAIKDILGDHLEISEEKTYLFWHGEERARQAGDTDGYPNQRWRRVEVLLNHGILITLRSE; encoded by the coding sequence ATGGCGGGGGGCAAGCTGTCCGATCTGCGGCGTCAGCAGGGCGAGGGCGATCCCGCGCAGACCCCCTTCGCCTTTGAGCCCGCGCCCCGCGGCGGGATGGCGCCCGAGCCTCCACGACGCACCCGCACCGTGCAGAGCGCCACGCTGTACCGCCATCGTCGATGGCTCGCCGCCCCAGCGCCCGACCCCACGACGCCCTACCTCACCGGGCGGTACGAGTGCGAGGACGAGCAGTTGGGGACGTTCACCCTGATGGTGAACCAGGCCGGCACGCGCCTCGAACTCTGGATGGTCGAGGTGCTGATGGCCTCGCGGCGAGACGAGCAGTACGCGCACATCTACGCGGACCGGAAAGAGGACGGCACGTTCGAGGTCCGCGCATACACGAACCCGCGCGAGGTTCTCGGCATCATCGCGTCCGCGTCGGTGGACGGGGGCAGAGGGCTGGAGTTCCGACTCGGCGCCACCGGGCAATCCGGCACGCTTCGATTCAAGCTCGTCGCCGAGATGCCCGTTGTGTCCGACGCCGTCCTGGAGCGCATCCCGCAGGATCGCCCCGAGTTCCGCCTGCTCGAACGCGCCCCGCTGTTCAGCACCCACCTGACGTGGCTGCGCCGTCAGCTCTCCCCGGAGAACATCGAGCCCTTCCTCCGCCGCTACGGCCAGGTCGCCGGCCAGCCCGGCGTTGCGGGCGACCAGTACCGGCTGGAGCGCGCCCGTGCGCTCGAGGAGTACCTCGCCAACGTCTTCTCCACCCAGGGGGCCGAGGGGTGGCACGCCAACGACATGCCCCTCGTGCGCTTCTACGCCAAGCTCTTTCTCTCCGCCCAGCGGGTCACGCTCAACAGCGTCTCTCGCTCACACCTTGACTGGATGCAGCTCATGGCGATCCAGGTGACGTCCATCCCCTGGCTGGGCAGCCGCGCATCAGAGCTGCCCGCCATGCGCGCAAACCTCGGGCTTGTCGCCGCGTCTCCCTCCGCTTCGGAGCAGTCCGCCGAACATCGGCACCGGTACGACATCCAGTTCGGCGTCGGCGGGCTCGGAGGCGAGGTCATCCTCATCGGCCTGGGCGGCTTCATCGGCGGGTGCACGGTCCGCAAGATCGCCTCCAACGGCGACGAGGTCTGGCGCCGCCAGTACCTGATGTGGTTCGGGCAGATCGGCGCAGGGTTCGGCGCCAACATCCAGATGGGCCAGATGAACGACGGCACCGGGTACTCCGCCGTGGACTGGACCCCCGACGACTTCCCCGGTGCGTTCTCCATCATCGGCAACGGGGCGCACGCCGGGCTCGGCATCGGCGGGGGCGGCGGCGCGCAGATGATGATGATCTACGGCCGAGGAAACCTGCCCCCGCTCGCCGTCGATCTCTCCAGTTGGTGGTCCTGGTCGTCGGAGATCGGCGGGGGGGTCGACGTCCTCACGCTCGCCAGCGGACGCCTGCACGCCAACGGCCAGGTGAACGAGCGCGTGCTCGAGCCCGGCGTGCTCACCGACAGCACCGATCACTACTGCGAGGGCGAGCGCGCCTCCGAGGTGCACTTCCGGCTCGGCGATGCCCTCCTCACCGACGACGCACGCCAACTCCTCCGCATCGCTCTTGCCAACGAGCTGCGGGCCGCCACCGACGCCGGCAGCACCCTCACCATCATCGCCCACGCCGATCGCGTGGACACCGAGGAACGCAACATCGAACTCACCCGCCTCCGCGCGTTCAACGTCTACCAGGCCATCAAGGACATCCTGGGAGACCACCTCGAGATCTCCGAAGAAAAGACCTACCTCTTCTGGCACGGCGAAGAACGGGCGCGACAGGCCGGCGACACCGACGGCTACCCGAACCAGCGCTGGCGCCGCGTCGAAGTCCTCCTCAATCACGGGATACTGATTACGCTTCGCTCGGAGTAG
- a CDS encoding LysM peptidoglycan-binding domain-containing protein, with amino-acid sequence MPIERRPSNPLPRTFVPPGGIRYRVQDGDGFVSVARRHNIADVWTLIEFNFRTRSPAEVNWYLRENVGCVRATPDGKNWMFSSDDNPGIIYIPPARERAPVGDGEFVFREGDTLESVAWCHGHIWETIWDDDANEAVREARLDKGNIIPGDRLHIPPIRPRDESAPVEQRTRFRRKGEPIDLGILELYLDLRPGEVSSSEEAFTLEGSGGCRPYRTTRSIKDDAVAGDQGVSLVFYGMPMDATYTLTVELADGTRATPFQDVPFLELHKVSDDLIPEAVRPN; translated from the coding sequence ATGCCGATCGAGCGGCGTCCGTCGAACCCGCTTCCCCGCACGTTCGTCCCCCCCGGCGGGATCCGCTATCGCGTGCAGGACGGCGACGGCTTCGTCTCCGTCGCCCGGCGCCACAACATCGCCGACGTGTGGACGCTCATCGAGTTCAACTTCCGCACGCGCAGCCCCGCCGAGGTGAACTGGTACCTGCGGGAGAACGTCGGCTGCGTCCGCGCCACGCCCGACGGCAAGAACTGGATGTTCAGTTCGGACGACAACCCGGGCATCATCTACATCCCGCCCGCCCGCGAGCGCGCCCCCGTCGGCGACGGCGAGTTTGTGTTCCGCGAGGGCGACACGCTCGAGAGCGTCGCCTGGTGCCACGGGCACATCTGGGAGACCATCTGGGACGATGACGCGAACGAGGCAGTCCGCGAGGCCCGGCTGGACAAGGGCAACATCATCCCCGGCGACCGCCTCCACATCCCGCCCATCCGCCCCCGCGACGAGTCGGCGCCCGTGGAGCAGCGCACCCGCTTCCGGCGCAAGGGCGAGCCGATCGACCTGGGCATCCTCGAGCTCTACCTCGACCTGCGGCCGGGGGAGGTCTCCTCGAGCGAGGAGGCGTTCACGCTCGAAGGCAGCGGCGGGTGCCGCCCGTATCGCACGACGCGCAGCATCAAGGACGACGCCGTCGCCGGCGACCAGGGTGTCAGCCTCGTCTTCTACGGGATGCCGATGGACGCGACGTACACGCTCACGGTCGAGCTCGCGGACGGGACGCGGGCCACCCCGTTCCAGGACGTTCCGTTCCTTGAGCTGCACAAGGTGTCCGACGATCTGATTCCCGAGGCGGTCCGTCCGAACTAG
- a CDS encoding peptidoglycan-binding domain-containing protein — protein MPSEQVTANRGDSVTSIAEDRGYFWQTVWEHADNTELREKRGDPNIIAAGDVVVIPPKTRKDETRATGARHEFKRKGVPAQLKLRLTRLGSPRADEPFVLVLDGKHITGSTDGDGKIEIDIPPNARQGELRLKNGKEVYPITVGALDPWDTPTGAQQRLNNMGFACGSSGNLTDAKSVAAIRAFQEKYALPITGEADQTTLRTIDEKHV, from the coding sequence ATGCCGTCCGAACAGGTCACCGCCAATCGGGGCGACAGCGTTACGAGCATCGCCGAAGATCGCGGCTACTTCTGGCAGACCGTCTGGGAGCACGCCGACAACACCGAGCTCCGCGAGAAGCGGGGCGACCCGAACATCATCGCCGCCGGCGATGTCGTCGTCATCCCGCCCAAGACGCGCAAGGACGAGACCCGCGCCACCGGCGCCCGCCACGAGTTCAAGCGCAAGGGCGTGCCCGCGCAGCTCAAGCTGCGCCTCACCCGCCTGGGCTCGCCCCGCGCGGACGAGCCCTTCGTCCTCGTGCTCGACGGCAAGCACATCACGGGCAGCACCGACGGCGACGGCAAGATCGAGATCGACATCCCGCCCAACGCCCGCCAGGGCGAACTGCGCCTCAAGAACGGCAAAGAGGTGTACCCGATCACCGTCGGCGCGCTCGACCCCTGGGACACGCCCACGGGCGCGCAGCAGCGCCTGAACAACATGGGCTTCGCCTGCGGCAGCAGCGGGAACCTCACCGACGCCAAGTCCGTCGCCGCCATCCGCGCGTTCCAGGAGAAGTACGCCCTGCCCATCACCGGCGAGGCCGACCAGACCACCCTGCGCACCATCGACGAGAAACACGTCTAG